From Acidobacteriota bacterium, a single genomic window includes:
- a CDS encoding DUF6364 family protein, giving the protein MKRQLTISVDAELLQITRHYARSRGVSLSSLVEKALRQVAGDQAPSFGTRWRGRFRVPGHDDPRYDVLAKKYLQ; this is encoded by the coding sequence ATGAAGCGACAACTGACCATCAGCGTGGATGCCGAGCTGCTCCAAATAACCAGGCATTACGCGCGCTCCCGGGGTGTCTCGCTGTCCTCCCTGGTCGAGAAGGCTCTCAGACAGGTTGCTGGAGACCAGGCCCCGTCCTTTGGGACTCGGTGGAGGGGCCGGTTTCGGGTCCCTGGCCATGACGATCCACGCTATGACGTACTGGCCAAGAAGTACCTCCAATGA
- the rimI gene encoding ribosomal protein S18-alanine N-acetyltransferase — MKVEIRRMVEADVAQVVAMENCWDYLSKWGREGYLQVLRKPFIFCPLVAEVESSERMSPGEAGTLAGAAVLALMVDHGELCNLMVSPRYLGKRVGRQLLAQCLEVGRQRQLTRIFLEVRHSNHRAIRFYRRNGFEIVSRRRNYYRDPPEDAWVMEREAPKDPLPKGGSRVLKGMDVLPR, encoded by the coding sequence TTGAAAGTTGAAATTCGCCGGATGGTGGAGGCGGACGTCGCTCAGGTGGTGGCCATGGAGAACTGCTGGGACTACTTGAGCAAATGGGGAAGGGAGGGCTACCTGCAGGTGCTCAGGAAGCCCTTTATTTTCTGCCCACTGGTGGCGGAAGTGGAATCCTCCGAGAGGATGTCACCGGGCGAGGCGGGGACCCTGGCCGGGGCGGCCGTGTTGGCCTTGATGGTCGATCATGGGGAACTCTGCAACCTGATGGTTTCGCCCCGATACCTTGGGAAGCGGGTGGGCCGGCAGCTCCTGGCGCAGTGTCTGGAAGTGGGCCGGCAGCGGCAACTGACCCGCATCTTTCTGGAGGTGCGCCATTCCAACCACCGCGCCATCCGGTTCTACCGGCGCAACGGATTCGAGATCGTCTCCCGCCGCAGAAACTACTATCGGGATCCCCCGGAAGATGCCTGGGTGATGGAGAGGGAAGCGCCCAAGGATCCGTTGCCAAAGGGCGGTTCCCGCGTCCTGAAGGGGATGGACGTCCTGCCGCGGTAG